One Nostoc sp. UHCC 0302 DNA window includes the following coding sequences:
- a CDS encoding VWA domain-containing protein, translated as MMSDRDYTLILDKSGSMSTPDQAGGRNRWEIAQESTLALARKCEQFDPDGITVYVFSGRFKRYDDVTSAKVAQIFLENDPAGTTNLAGVLQDALNNYFQRKAAGKTKANGETILVITDGEPDDRKAVFEVIIHATRQMERDEELAISIIQVGSDPQATKFLKALDDQLQSVGAKFDICDTVTLDDLEEMSLADVLMNAITD; from the coding sequence ATGATGAGCGATCGCGACTATACATTAATCTTAGACAAAAGTGGTAGTATGTCTACCCCCGACCAAGCAGGCGGTAGAAATAGATGGGAGATAGCCCAAGAGTCGACTTTGGCATTGGCTAGAAAGTGTGAGCAGTTTGACCCGGATGGCATTACTGTTTACGTGTTTTCCGGTAGATTTAAACGTTATGATGATGTAACCTCAGCTAAAGTTGCACAGATATTTCTGGAAAATGACCCTGCTGGCACAACAAACTTAGCTGGTGTACTTCAGGATGCACTTAATAACTACTTTCAACGCAAGGCTGCTGGTAAAACAAAGGCGAATGGAGAGACAATTTTAGTAATTACTGATGGTGAACCTGACGATCGCAAAGCAGTATTTGAAGTGATAATTCATGCTACTCGCCAGATGGAGCGTGATGAAGAATTAGCAATTTCGATTATTCAAGTAGGTTCAGATCCTCAAGCAACTAAATTCCTCAAAGCTTTAGACGACCAGTTGCAAAGTGTCGGCGCTAAATTTGATATTTGCGACACGGTGACTTTAGACGATTTAGAAGAAATGAGCCTTGCAGATGTATTGATGAACGCCATAACTGATTGA
- a CDS encoding methyltransferase domain-containing protein: MNSIKSLTSKIISKLPKLYSIGGSNSKIVYQTKSLQPISVQKVEYKPLEEFNYLQHPRKLNLGCGFDIRAGYLNIDFQDFHNPDIVADIKKLDMLPSDFYEEIIAQDCLEHFPRADTEPALAEWSRLLKSGGILKLRVPNLIGLLELFLWESKQTVEEQKLLVQCMYGTQAYDGDWHLTGFTQILLEHYLEKARFTNIKFESKDHWLFEVTCEKNSLQN; this comes from the coding sequence ATGAACTCTATAAAATCTCTTACTTCCAAGATTATTAGCAAGCTTCCTAAGTTATACAGTATAGGTGGCAGTAACAGTAAAATTGTTTATCAGACTAAAAGTTTACAGCCAATTAGTGTACAAAAAGTTGAATATAAACCTCTAGAGGAATTTAATTACTTACAACATCCACGTAAGCTAAATCTTGGATGCGGATTTGATATTCGTGCAGGTTATTTAAATATTGACTTCCAAGATTTTCATAATCCCGATATAGTAGCTGATATTAAAAAATTAGATATGCTACCGTCAGACTTTTATGAAGAAATTATAGCTCAAGATTGCCTTGAACACTTTCCTCGAGCTGACACGGAGCCTGCATTAGCGGAATGGTCACGATTACTTAAGTCTGGAGGTATTTTAAAACTTAGGGTTCCTAACTTGATTGGTTTACTTGAGCTTTTCTTATGGGAATCAAAACAAACTGTCGAAGAACAAAAATTATTAGTCCAGTGTATGTATGGTACGCAAGCTTATGATGGTGACTGGCATTTAACTGGTTTCACACAGATTCTATTAGAACATTATCTAGAAAAAGCCAGATTTACCAATATTAAATTTGAATCAAAAGACCATTGGTTATTTGAAGTAACTTGCGAAAAAAATAGTCTACAGAATTAA
- a CDS encoding glycosyltransferase family 4 protein encodes MRIGVVTVQVPFIRGGAEILTNGLVKAIREAGHEAEEISMPFRFAPVSEVKRSMDIWASENFEYMNGYTMDIVICLKFPTFYLQHPNKVAWIIHQHRAVYDLWDTTFTEGLSKTSEGQLLRQEIIQNDQQALKSFNKVFTIGKTVSKRLQYFNQISSATLYHPPKLYGQFYTSPAEPYIFFPSRLEELKRQHLLIKAMKYVKSPVLALIAGDGGQKIALQNLIEQLDINHRVRLIGRLSDAEMLGFYAHSLGVFFGSYDEDYGYVTLEAMLAAKPVITCTDSGEAVEFVVDKETGLIVQPEPEAIAQAIDNLYFHQQRATEMGMAGLERYRTLDISWENVINQLIHT; translated from the coding sequence ATGAGAATAGGAGTTGTCACAGTTCAAGTACCTTTCATCCGTGGTGGTGCAGAAATATTAACAAATGGTTTGGTAAAAGCCATTCGTGAAGCAGGTCATGAAGCTGAGGAAATATCTATGCCTTTTCGTTTCGCTCCAGTAAGTGAAGTGAAGCGGAGCATGGATATTTGGGCTAGTGAGAACTTTGAGTATATGAATGGCTACACTATGGATATAGTCATTTGTCTCAAGTTTCCTACTTTTTATTTGCAGCATCCTAATAAAGTTGCTTGGATTATTCATCAACATCGTGCTGTGTATGATCTCTGGGATACCACTTTTACTGAAGGCTTATCAAAAACATCTGAAGGTCAATTACTTAGACAAGAAATTATTCAAAATGATCAGCAAGCATTAAAGAGTTTTAATAAGGTCTTTACTATCGGTAAAACAGTTTCTAAGCGTCTTCAATACTTTAATCAAATCAGTTCAGCTACACTTTATCATCCACCAAAACTATATGGTCAGTTTTATACTAGCCCAGCAGAACCTTACATCTTTTTTCCTAGTAGATTGGAGGAGCTGAAGAGACAACATTTATTAATTAAGGCTATGAAGTATGTCAAATCTCCAGTTTTAGCTTTAATTGCTGGAGATGGCGGACAGAAGATAGCTCTACAAAATTTGATTGAGCAATTAGATATTAATCACCGAGTACGTTTAATAGGAAGACTTTCAGATGCTGAAATGCTGGGTTTCTATGCTCATAGTCTAGGTGTGTTTTTTGGCTCCTATGATGAAGATTATGGGTATGTAACATTAGAAGCAATGTTAGCTGCTAAACCAGTAATTACTTGCACCGACTCAGGCGAAGCAGTAGAGTTTGTAGTTGACAAAGAAACCGGTTTGATTGTTCAACCAGAACCGGAAGCGATCGCTCAAGCAATTGATAATTTATACTTTCATCAACAAAGAGCTACTGAAATGGGTATGGCAGGTTTAGAAAGATACCGGACACTAGACATATCATGGGAGAATGTCATAAACCAGCTTATACACACGTAA
- a CDS encoding class I SAM-dependent methyltransferase, whose product MIHSNNPEINVDELIQKIYDEVAKHQVHSRTIGSKSNLDTSRMRSNISYIEALLKNAESRSIIRTKWPDKLNRFPFKIPTKLQQFILKVINFFFKDQREVNFNLIGTLRESIALNRQLIEQVTNLKLQVDSLNGSVNQINNRLNTIDDSKTVAGSLLNSIEENLDTINRRLQAVDVQIQRIDEHLINTDIRIKKADEFYIKNDSYLKNDLIQQKRLITMFLAEARKRLPEPFSQENLQTFINEEQHFLDAFYVDFEDKFRGSQQDIFNSFKVYLPLIQEAKVGTPESPILDVGCGRGEWLELLRNSGYTAKGLDINRVMLEQCRYKGLEVQEADVIAYLQTLPDESLGAITGFHIIEHLPFETLINLFDESVRVLKPNGLVIFETPNTRNILVGSGDFYRDPTHKNPIHPDTLSFIAEARGFIKNQSCFFEETEGTVHLINSLTRKFDDLNDYVTVSRDMVLLAYKA is encoded by the coding sequence ATGATTCATTCAAATAATCCAGAAATTAACGTTGATGAGTTAATACAAAAGATTTATGATGAGGTGGCTAAACATCAAGTTCACTCTCGGACAATAGGCTCTAAATCTAATTTAGACACATCCAGAATGAGGTCAAATATTAGCTATATTGAAGCTTTACTTAAAAACGCAGAGTCTAGATCAATTATCCGAACAAAGTGGCCTGATAAGCTTAATCGCTTTCCTTTTAAAATTCCTACTAAATTACAACAATTTATTCTAAAAGTTATTAATTTTTTCTTTAAAGACCAAAGAGAAGTCAATTTTAATTTAATCGGTACTTTAAGAGAGTCGATAGCACTGAATCGACAGCTAATAGAACAAGTCACAAATTTAAAACTACAAGTAGATAGTCTGAATGGAAGTGTCAATCAAATTAATAACAGACTTAATACTATTGATGATTCTAAAACTGTAGCTGGGAGTTTATTAAATAGTATTGAAGAGAATTTAGATACCATAAATAGGCGCTTGCAAGCAGTAGATGTCCAAATACAAAGAATAGATGAACACCTAATTAATACAGATATTAGAATTAAAAAGGCAGATGAATTTTATATCAAAAATGATAGTTACCTTAAAAATGATCTAATACAGCAGAAGCGTCTGATAACTATGTTTTTGGCAGAAGCACGAAAACGTTTACCAGAACCTTTTAGTCAAGAAAATCTGCAAACCTTTATCAATGAAGAGCAACATTTTTTGGATGCTTTTTACGTCGATTTTGAAGACAAGTTCCGAGGTAGCCAGCAAGATATCTTCAATAGTTTCAAAGTTTATCTACCCTTAATTCAGGAAGCTAAAGTTGGTACACCTGAATCACCAATTTTAGATGTAGGTTGCGGTCGAGGTGAATGGTTAGAATTGCTACGGAATTCTGGATATACAGCCAAGGGTTTAGATATCAATAGAGTAATGCTAGAGCAATGCAGATATAAAGGGCTTGAAGTTCAAGAAGCAGATGTCATTGCTTATTTACAAACTTTACCTGATGAAAGTTTGGGTGCTATAACAGGGTTTCATATTATTGAACATCTCCCTTTTGAAACCCTAATTAATTTATTTGATGAAAGCGTTAGAGTTTTGAAACCAAATGGATTAGTCATATTTGAAACTCCCAATACTAGAAATATATTAGTAGGTTCAGGAGATTTTTATAGAGATCCAACGCATAAAAACCCAATTCATCCTGATACACTTAGCTTTATAGCTGAGGCAAGAGGGTTCATTAAAAATCAATCTTGTTTCTTTGAAGAAACTGAGGGAACAGTACATTTAATTAATTCATTAACTAGAAAATTTGACGATTTAAACGACTACGTTACGGTTTCCCGTGACATGGTACTATTAGCGTACAAAGCATGA
- a CDS encoding VWA domain-containing protein yields MLENRDYTLIIDKSGSMATPDQKGGRTRWVTAQESTFALASKCEQFDSDGITIYVFSGRFKRYENVTSSKVAQIFRENDPSGTTDLAGVLKHATDDYLQRKASGQTKSNGETILVVTDGEPDDRKAVMKVIIEASRRIDRDEELAISFIQVGTDQQATRFLKVLDDELQSAGAKFDICDTITMEDMEDMSLSEVLLNAIND; encoded by the coding sequence ATGTTAGAAAATCGTGACTATACCTTAATTATCGACAAAAGTGGCAGCATGGCAACCCCTGATCAAAAAGGTGGTAGAACTCGATGGGTCACAGCACAAGAATCTACCTTTGCCTTAGCTAGTAAGTGTGAACAATTCGATTCAGATGGCATCACTATTTATGTGTTTTCTGGGAGATTTAAACGCTATGAAAATGTTACATCAAGTAAAGTAGCACAAATTTTTAGAGAAAATGATCCCTCTGGTACTACTGATTTAGCAGGCGTATTAAAACACGCAACTGATGATTATTTACAACGCAAAGCATCTGGTCAAACCAAGTCAAATGGTGAAACAATTTTAGTAGTTACTGATGGTGAACCCGATGATCGCAAAGCAGTGATGAAAGTAATTATTGAAGCTTCTCGCCGCATTGATCGGGATGAAGAATTAGCCATTTCTTTTATTCAAGTTGGTACAGATCAGCAAGCTACTCGCTTTCTGAAAGTTTTAGATGATGAACTGCAAAGTGCTGGTGCTAAATTTGATATTTGTGACACAATTACTATGGAAGATATGGAAGATATGAGTTTATCAGAAGTGCTACTTAATGCCATTAATGATTAG
- a CDS encoding helix-turn-helix domain-containing protein, whose protein sequence is MKAEAENYSRLTCEVETTLKIIGGRWKVLIIRELMAGVKRFGELQRALPGITQKMLTQQLREMEEDGIIHREVYAQIPPKVEYSLTPLGESLQPILYAMHEWAIQNLSGLSGKHNND, encoded by the coding sequence ATGAAAGCAGAAGCAGAAAACTACAGCAGGCTAACTTGCGAAGTTGAAACCACGCTAAAAATTATTGGCGGACGTTGGAAGGTTTTAATTATAAGAGAATTAATGGCTGGTGTAAAACGGTTTGGTGAGTTGCAGCGAGCCTTACCTGGAATTACCCAAAAAATGCTGACTCAGCAACTTAGAGAAATGGAAGAAGACGGTATAATTCATCGAGAAGTCTATGCCCAAATTCCTCCCAAAGTGGAATATTCTCTGACGCCATTAGGAGAAAGTTTACAGCCAATTCTCTATGCAATGCATGAGTGGGCTATTCAGAATTTATCTGGATTAAGTGGCAAACACAATAACGATTAG